The Drosophila nasuta strain 15112-1781.00 chromosome 2L, ASM2355853v1, whole genome shotgun sequence genome window below encodes:
- the LOC132792650 gene encoding uncharacterized protein LOC132792650, with amino-acid sequence MKIIFLGLLIAILVVYGHGDVGVLNEATNMPTMKLLIKGLESCMQNAIYVMSGNYTNEKEDNERKAKEIELYRNDIDRTNKSLSTIKTHMTHPIFSTEERSLLQRFHDIATELFRNATKWTEKRIEELNEEIRRSREAFEQRNILLAQYANSTRQLIDSYPQYA; translated from the exons atgaaaattatatttttggggCTGCTCATCGCAATCCTTGTTGTGTACGGCCATGGAGATGTGGGTGTCCTTAACGAAGCAACCAATATGCCGACTATGAAACTCCTTATAAAGGGATTGGAGAGCTGTATGCAAAATGCGATATATGTAATGTCTGGAAATTATACCAATGAAAAGGAAGATAATGAGAGGAAAGCTAAAGAAATAGAACTATATCGGAATGATATTGACAGAACTAATAAATCATTATCGACTATAAAAACTCATATGACA CATCCCATTTTCTCAACTGAGGAGAGGAGTCTTTTGCAAAGATTTCACGATATTGCAACAGAATTATTCCGAAATGCAACGAAGTGGACCGAAAAACGTATAGAGGAATTAAACGAGGAAATCAGACGATCGCGTGAGGCATTTGAACAGAGGAATATATTGCTTGCCCAATATGCGAATTCAACACGTCAATTGATCGATAGCTACCCGCAGTATGCCTAA
- the LOC132798870 gene encoding serine/arginine-rich splicing factor 2: MSTGGSGGGAGGGARPPPRIDGMVSLKVDNLTYRTTPEDLRRVFERCGEVGDIYIPRDRYTRESRGFAFVRFYDKRDAEDALEAMDGRMLDGRELRVQMARYGRPSSPTRRNSSSSRRGAGLGAGAGGGAGGRRRSRSRSPMRRRSRSPRRRSSYSPRSRSRSAGSRSPGRRSKFSRSPVRGDSRNGIGGGGGLGAGGSRSRSRS; this comes from the exons ATGAGCACCGGTGGCAGTGGCGGTGGTGCAGGTGGAGGAGCTCGTCCTCCGCCACGAATTGATGGAATGGTGTCGCTAAAG GTCGACAATCTCACATATCGCACCACACCTGAGGATTTGCGTCGTGTCTTTGAACGCTGTGGTGAAGTTGGCGATATTTACATACCGCGCGATCGCTACACACGTGAAAGTCGTGGCTTCGCTTTCGTCCG TTTCTATGACAAGCGCGATGCCGAGGACGCACTGGAGGCCATGGATGGCCGCATGCTGGACGGCAGGGAGTTGCGTGTTCAAATGGCTCGCTATGGACGCCCCTCGTCGCCGACACgtcgcaacagcagcagcagtcgtcGTGGTGCCGGGCTAGGCGCTGGTGCCGGTGGCGGAGCTGGTGGACGACGCCGTTCACGATCTCGTTCACCGATGCGACGTCGCTCACGCAGTCCACGCCGTCGCTCATCGTATTCACCGCGCTCACGTTCCCGTTCCGCCGGCAGTCGCTCACCCGGACGTCGCAGCAAATTCTCGCGTAGTCCGGTGCGTGGTGACAGTCGCAATGGCATTGGCGGTGGTGGTGGATTAGGAGCAGGTGGCTCGCGTAGTCGCAGCCGTTCCTAA
- the LOC132798868 gene encoding eukaryotic peptide chain release factor GTP-binding subunit ERF3A isoform X2 translates to MFRKGGGGGGRYIYSKKIHKKTDPADSWDVEEDAIITPEDEEAEDTEFTEGEATPKVSKKKVVKVEENRSKREHVNVVFIGHVDAGKSTIGGQIMSLTGMVDKRTLEKYEREAREKSRESWYLSWALDTNQEERDKGKTVEVGRAFFETDRKHFTILDAPGHKSFVPNMIGGAAQADLAVLVISARKGEFETGFDRGGQTREHAMLAKTAGVKHLVVLVNKMDDPTVNWDQGRYNECKDKILPYLKKLGFNPAKDLTFMPCSGLSGYGLKDQVPETLCTWYRGPAFIPFIDELPSLNRKTDGPFIMPIVDKYKDMGTVVMGKVESGMARKGQNLLVMPNRTQVAVDQLFSDDYEVTSVGPGENVKIKLKGIEEEDVSPGFVLCDATNPIKTGKVFDAQVVILEHKSIICAGYSAVMHIHCAAEEVTVKALICLVDKKTGEKSKTRPRFVKQDQVAIMRIECYGMICLEQFKLFPQMGRFTLRDENKTIAIGKVLKVIE, encoded by the exons ATGTTTCGGAAAGGCGGAGGCGGTGGTGGTCGTTACATTTACTCaaagaaaatacacaaaa AAACCGATCCTGCTGACAGCTGGGATGTGGAGGAGGATGCGATCATAACACCCGAAGATGAGGAGGCCGAGGACACTGAATTCACGGAGGGCGAAGCCACGCCGAAGGTCTCAAAGAAAAAGGTCGTCAAGGTGGAGGAAAACAGAAGCAAGCGCGAGCATGTCAACGTTGTGTTCATTGGACATGTTG ATGCTGGTAAATCAACAATTGGTGGTCAGATCATGTCCTTGACGGGCATGGTGGACAAACGTACTCTGGAGAAATATGAGCGAGAGGCACGCGAAAAGTCCCGTGAGAGTTGGTATCTTTCGTGGGCGTTGGACACAAACCAAGAGGAGCGCGACAAGGGCAAAACTGTGGAAGTGGGACGCGCCTTTTTCGAAACAGATCGCAAGCATTTCACCATTCTGGATGCGCCAGGACACAAGAGCTTTGTGCCAAACATGATTGGTGGTGCGGCGCAAGCAGATCTCGCAGTGCTCGTCATTTCAGCGCGAAAGGGCGAATTCGAGACGGGCTTCGATCGAGGTGGACAGACGCGCGAGCATGCGATGTTGGCCAAGACGGCGGGCGTTAAGCATTTGGTCGTGCTGGTCAATAAAATGGATGATCCAACGGTGAATTGGGATCAGGGGCGATACAACGAATGCAAAGACAAGATACTACCATACCTCAAGAAGCTGGGCTTCAATCCAGCCAAGGATCTTACCTTTATGCCTTGCTCGGGTCTCAGCGGCTATGGCCTTAAGGATCAGGTGCCAGAGACGCTGTGCACCTGGTACAGAGGGCCTGCCTTCATACCGTTCATCGATGAGCTGCCCTCGCTTAATCGCAAAACAGACGGCCCCTTCATCATGCCCATTGTGGACAAATACAAGGACATGGGCACAGTAGTCATGGGCAAAGTGGAGTCTGGTATGGCGCGCAAAGGTCAAAACTTGCTCGTGATGCCAAATCGG ACGCAAGTTGCCGTGGATCAACTGTTTTCAGATGATTATGAAGTGACATCTGTGGGTCCTGGCGAGAATGTCAAGATCAAGCTGAAA GGCATCGAAGAGGAGGATGTTTCGCCCGGTTTTGTGCTCTGTGATGCCACCAATCCCATCAAAACGGGCAAAGTCTTTGATGCTCAGGTCGTAATTTTAGAACACAAATCAATTATCTGTGCGGGCTACTCGGCCGTCATGCACATACATTGTGCCGCCGAAGAAGTAACGGTGAAG GCACTCATCTGTTTGGTCGACAAAAAGACTGGTGAGAAATCAAAAACACGTCCACGATTCGTTAAACAGGATCAGGTCGCAATAATGCGCATTGAATGCTACGGAATGATTTGCCTTGAACAGTTTAAGCTATTCCCCCAAATGGGCCGCTTTACGCTGCGAGATGAAA ATAAAACTATTGCCATCGGCAAGGTACTCAAGGTGATCGAATAA
- the LOC132796371 gene encoding uncharacterized protein LOC132796371 isoform X2 — MEMLDAIVKASMEDAIDAHNKRNDRIKEDNDWRAKEIEKYQKEIDEDETKLSDIKDKLTNPNFSTEERNFAQRSYDVIADYIQKRREKFERMIKLYTERIRRSVEETEHLNKLYAKLVNSTGI; from the exons ATGGAGAT GCTTGATGCGATAGTGAAGGCCAGTATGGAAGATGCGATAGACGCAcacaataaaagaaatgacAGGATTAAGGAAGACAATGACTGGAGagcaaaagaaatagaaaaatatcaGAAGGAGATTGACGAAGATGAAACAAAATTATCGGATATAAAAGATAAACTGACT AATCCCAATTTCTCAACTGAGGAGAGAAATTTTGCGCAACGTTCTTACGATGTAATAGCTGATTACATACAAAAAAGAAGGGAGAAATTTGAAAGAATGATAAAACTATATACCGAGCGAATCAGACGATCGGTTGAGGAAACTGAACACTTGAATAAATTGTATGCCAAATTAGTGAATTCAACAGGTATCTGA
- the LOC132793502 gene encoding uncharacterized protein LOC132793502 has translation MKIIFFGLLIAVLVVFGHGDNSNEPTHVPAISTFGDLNAHLLQSAIDAKAASDASAKKLDDAQVESAKEIEENRKEEEKWAEDISSLRAQLSNPDLPPAYKSIMQRILDVLIERDQKLRDIRDKRNKAIQVIDDDIKKSREKDEEMDKLFNQHVLTVRERINSPIL, from the exons atgaaaattatattttttgggcTGCTTATCGCAGTCCTTGTTGTGTTCGGTCATGGAGAT AATTCCAATGAGCCAACCCATGTGCCGGCAATAAGTACGTTTGGAGACTTGAATGCGCATTTGTTACAGAGTGCGATAGACGCAAAGGCAGCAAGTGATGCCTCTGCGAAAAAACTTGATGACGCCCAAGTTGAGAGTGCTAAGGAAATAGAAGAAAACCGGAAGGAGGAAGAAAAATGGGCTGAAGACATATCGAGCTTGAGAGCTCAACTGTCT AATCCCGATTTACCACCTGCGTATAAAAGTATTATGCAAAGAATTCTCGATGTACTAATTGAACGTGACCAGAAACTCAGGGATATCCGTGATAAACGTAATAAAGCTATACAAGTAATTGACGATGACATTAAAAAGTCGCGTGAGAAAGACGAAGAGATGGATAAATTGTTTAATCAACATGTGCTAACCGTTAGAGAACGCATAAATAGCCCGATTTTGTAA
- the LOC132798867 gene encoding solute carrier organic anion transporter family member 4C1, which translates to MPELRRKDPPSELYLCGLGNWHPAWLQKYATTKTFIAVYGLLGTIQAMSYMYFMVTLTTLERRFKITSQTTGIVLSGNEISQILLSLILSYIGGQRNRPRWIAWGIAICGLSCFILVLPHFIYGAGEDVLMLTQEYQDALQNATTYNFTLAKDNALRSQAGQLCGMENTQPDCDTLFNYVPLVLIFCSQFVLGIGNTMYYALGQTYLDDNTKRTNTPLMLSIAMALRMIGPAVGFLIGFLSLNTFIDPTKTPLIDDKDPRWLGAWWLGWVILGTLMCLLSGLIALFPKQLPKQNTDAEKHNSHLPHVLRTEELRREEGLSLTSRSSSNAALDHVVAGANADLPKLKDFPRALMRLLRNKLLMFNIIAGVFFILSASGFMTFLSKYMEVMFHKSAQKATIIVGPASILGMVVGVITSGLVLTKKKPAVSKVLMWNIFVGLVYICGQIAYAFLYCPDSVSIAHVGKFNLTTNCNANCGCEGVAYSPVCHVESDTTYFSACHAGCSNWDSETKVYDNCTCLTESLTVLPKFVTAERLVQGFDTTPIPDDRLDFGSGSRPLTAGENLDLSDVPLLDDDYSANFDDDLLSRSKRAIAKLVLEPGVCMKGCSTAFWTFSLTSMIINWIGCSGRIGTILVNYRAVSTEDKSFAQGLALMMISLFALIPGPIIFGRIIDSTCLVWTQTCNGTGNCQLHDQTRFRYSVNFVSVFLTFMGVFFDWLVWYYGRDLDLYGDKETKRIEEANRRDQPITPLLARKTENADRKYSIS; encoded by the exons ATGCCAGAGTTGAGGCGGAAGGATCCGCCATCGGAGCTCTACCTTTGTGGCCTGGGCAATTGGCATCCAGCTTGGCTGCAGAAATATGCCACAACCAAGACCTTCATCGCTGTTTATGGATTGTTGGGCACCATCCAAGCCATGTCCTACATGTACTTCATGGTGACACTGACCACCTTGGAGAGGCGCTTCAAGATAACCAGCCAGACAACAG GCATTGTTCTAAGTGGCAATGAGATATCACAGATATTGTTGTCGCTGATCTTGTCCTACATCGGCGGTCAACGCAATCGCCCTCGCTGGATAGCTTGGGGTATTGCCATCTGTGGCTTGTCCTGCTTTATTTTAGTGCTGCCGCACTTTATCTACGGCGCAGGCGAAGATGTCCTGATGTTGACCCAAGAGTACCAAGATGCACTACAGAATGCAACGACCTACAATTTTACACTGGCC AAGGACAACGCTCTCAGGAGCCAAGCGGGGCAACTGTGCGGCATGGAAAACACGCAACCAGATTGCGACACGCTCTTTAACTATGTGCCCCTCGTGCTGATCTTCTGCTCCCAGTTTGTGCTGGGCATTGGCAACACAATGTACTATGCTCTGGGTCAGACATACTTGGATGACAACACTAAACGGACGAATACCCCACTCATGTTGTCCATTGCGATGGCTTTGCGCATGATTGGACCGGCAGTTGGTTTTCTTATTG GCTTTTTGTCACTCAACACTTTCATTGATCCGACTAAAACACCGCTGATCGATGACAAGGATCCACGCTGGCTGGGCGCCTGGTGGCTTGGCTGGGTTATCCTGGGCACATTGATGTGCCTGCTTTCCGGTTTGATTGCACTCTTCCCCAAGCAGCTGCCCAAACAAAACACTGATGCGGAGAAACACAATTCACACTTGCCGCACGTTCTGCGCACTGAGGAACTTCGACGTGAGGAGGGTCTCTCACTGACCAGTCGCTCCTCATCGAATGCTGCACTGGATCACGTTGTTGCTGGCGCCAACGCGGATCTGCCCAAGCTGAAGGACTTTCCACGTGCTCTGATGCGTTTGCTGCGCAACAAGCTGCTCATGTTCAACATCATTGCTGGCGTCTTCTTCATTCTGAGCGCATCGGGCTTCATGACTTTCCTCAGCAAGTACATGGAGGTGATGTTCCACAAGTCGGCACAAAAGGCCACCATTATTGTGGGTCCCGCTTCGATTCTGGGCATGGTGGTTGGTGTCATCACCTCGGGTCTGGTGCTGACCAAGAAGAAGCCGGCGGTCAGCAAAGTGCTCATGTGGAACATTTTCGTGGGATTGGTCTACATTTGCG GTCAAATTGCCTATGCTTTCCTCTATTGTCCCGACTCTGTGTCCATAGCTCATGTGGGCAA ATTCAACTTGACCACCAACTGCAATGCAAATTGCGGCTGCGAAGGCGTCGCCTACTCACCGGTTTGCCACGTGGAGAGCGACACCACCTATTTCTCTGCCTGCCATGCCGGCTGCAGTAACTGGGATTCCGAGACGAAGGTCTACGACAACTGCACCTGCCTCACCGAATCGTTGACTGTGCTCCCAAAGTTTGTAACCGCTGAGCGTCTGGTGCAAGGCTTCGATACAACACCCATACCGGATGATAGACTCGACtttggcagtggcagcagaCCGTTGACAGCTGGCGAGAATCTCGATCTTAGTGACGTGCCTTTGCTTGACGATGATTATTCTGCAAACTTTGACGATGACTTGCTGTCGAGAAGTAAACGTGCCATAGCCAAACTCGTCCTGGAGCCGGGTGTTTGCATGAAGGGCTGCAGCACGGCATTCTGGACGTTCTCGCTCACCTCGATGATCATCAATTGGATCGGCTGCTCTGGTCGCATTGGCACCATCTTGGTCAACTATCGTGCCGTGTCCACGGAGGACAAATCGTTTGCCCAGGGTCTGGCATTGATGATGATCAGTTTGTTTGCTCTCATTCCGGGTCCCATTATCTTTGGCCGCATCATTGACTCCACTTGCCTGGTGTGGACCCAGACTTGCAATGGCACTGGCAACTGTCAGCTTCATGACCAAACCAGATTCCGTTACTCGGTGAACTTTGTGTCCGTCT TTCTCACCTTCATGGGCGTGTTCTTTGATTGGCTGGTGTGGTATTATGGCCGGGATCTGGATCTCTATGGCGACAAGGAGACGAAGCGCATCGAGGAAGCCAACAGACGTGATCAGCCCATTACGCCGCTGTTGGCCAGGAAGACAGAGAATGCGGATCGCAAATACTCAATTTCCTAG
- the LOC132798869 gene encoding V-type proton ATPase subunit S1: MFLSMRLINFLLILGAFVAAELPVTPPAIIWGVKLPKSRSIFEYVSPETLVEMLQPKEATPRMIIAYFANDLTSKDFSCLELDCFPFLRQVKPFNYYSQVHQPLAALKTFAELRNRTLIWDSATSLLQTTCVPHEIHIFNFTDGQLNKHDSFMKSISERLKDCPLVQIYTAHFEEFEAQQRRRNRDASKKNRQELMRTVEPTASQRPQEAKVLRNLMAVVSIQKIMFAEAIQRGQIMNFKRTQVEILDSSEAPLKLTLADASNILKGYVVEIATSMGPLAIDVLPVSGNWHIWRMHFYKQHFKARDLLFYGRKFSFCCHEMNLYSEQGSSLTFSMFYMDVEMDPNEFTPMDLDYVAKSCWLCQNFLTPSVTQILFAIVLLLIILGVGLSMLLSIGRPKKFPSSNEPELYVKGYAER; encoded by the exons ATGTTTTTGAGCATGcgtttaattaactttttgctAATTCTAGGCGCTTTTGTTGCAGCAGAATTGCCGGTAACACCGCCAGCCATAATTTGGGGCGTTAAATT ACCCAAATCACGGagtatttttgaatatgtGAGCCCGGAAACGCTTGTGGAAATGCTGCAGCCAAAGGAGGCGACTCCACGTATGAtaattgcatactttgcgAACGAC CTAACTTCAAAGGACTTTAGCTGCCTGGAACTCGATTGTTTTCCCTTTCTGCGTCAGGTGAAGCCTTTCAACTACTACAGCCAAGTGCATCAACCCTTGGCTGCTCTAAAAACATTCGCTGAGCTGCGCAATCGGACTTTAATCTGGGATAGTGCAACATCGTTGCTTCAAACAACCTGTGTGCCTCATGAGATACACATCTTTAACTTTACGGATggccaattaaacaaacaTG ATAGCTTTATGAAATCCATTTCGGAGCGGCTTAAAGACTGTCCACTTGTGCAAATCTACACAGCTCACTTTGAGGAATTCGAAGCACAACAGCGACGTCGCAATCGAGATGCTAGCAAAAAGAATCGCCAGGAATTGATGCGAACTGTGGAACCAACCGCAAGCCAACGTCCTCAAGAGGCAAAAGTGTTGCGTAACTTGATGGCCGTTGTCTCCATCCAGAAGATCATGTTTGCCGAGGCGATACAACGCGGCCAGATCATGAACTTCAAACGCACCCAAGTCGAGATCTTAGACAGCAGCGAAGCACCACTGAAATTGACACTGGCCGATGCCAGCAACATTCTAAAAGGATACGTTGTGGAAATTGCCACTTCGATGGGTCCGCTGGCCATCGATGTGTTGCCTGTTTCGGGCAATTGGCACATTTGGCGCATGCACTTCtacaaacaacattttaaagctCGCGATCTGTTGTTCTATGGCAGAAAGTTTAGCTTCTGCTGTCACGAAATGAATCTTTACTCCGAGCAGGGTTCTAGCCTCACATTCTCCATGTTTTACATGGATGTCGAGATGGATC CAAATGAATTTACACCGATGGATTTGGACTATGTGGCAAAGAGCTGTTGGCTTTGCCAGAATTTCCTCACACCAAGCGTCACTCAGATTCTGTTTGCTATAGTCTTATTGCTGATCATATTGGGTGTCGGTTTGTCCATGCTCCTCAGCATAGGACGACCCAAGAAATTCCCCTCCTCCAATGAGCCAGAGCTCTATGTGAAGGGTTATGCCGAGCGATAA
- the LOC132798868 gene encoding eukaryotic peptide chain release factor GTP-binding subunit ERF3A isoform X1, whose translation MAAQENTEITTKFSKLNVNAVEFVPSFNYSSAASAAAVAAAAAAVVVNAPPPSSQQQSTPVDNAAVATATEAGTGSVPVSGSATPATTPDSTGSVGSTNALNAAASAGVAAAAPSSGAASNSASPAQGSPVTTPSTATAAALPPIENINAADKVTANNETDPADSWDVEEDAIITPEDEEAEDTEFTEGEATPKVSKKKVVKVEENRSKREHVNVVFIGHVDAGKSTIGGQIMSLTGMVDKRTLEKYEREAREKSRESWYLSWALDTNQEERDKGKTVEVGRAFFETDRKHFTILDAPGHKSFVPNMIGGAAQADLAVLVISARKGEFETGFDRGGQTREHAMLAKTAGVKHLVVLVNKMDDPTVNWDQGRYNECKDKILPYLKKLGFNPAKDLTFMPCSGLSGYGLKDQVPETLCTWYRGPAFIPFIDELPSLNRKTDGPFIMPIVDKYKDMGTVVMGKVESGMARKGQNLLVMPNRTQVAVDQLFSDDYEVTSVGPGENVKIKLKGIEEEDVSPGFVLCDATNPIKTGKVFDAQVVILEHKSIICAGYSAVMHIHCAAEEVTVKALICLVDKKTGEKSKTRPRFVKQDQVAIMRIECYGMICLEQFKLFPQMGRFTLRDENKTIAIGKVLKVIE comes from the exons atggccgCGCAGGAAAACACGgaaattacaacaaaattcaGCAAGCTGAATGTGAATGCAGTGGAATTTGTGCCCAGCTTTAATTACAGCAGCGCTGCCAGCGCCGCAGCTGTTgcagccgccgctgccgctgtcgtcGTCAATgcgccgccgccgtcgtcACAACAGCAGTCGACTCCAGTGGATAATGCGGCTGTTGCCACTGCAACTGAAGCAGGAACTGGATCGGTGCCGGTTTCGGGAAGTGCCACACCTGCCACAACGCCCGATTCCACGGGAAGCGTTGGCTCCACAAATGCATTAAATGCCGCCGCCTCCGCTggcgttgcagcagcagcgccgtCATCGGGAGCAGCATCGAACTCGGCGTCGCCAGCGCAAGGTTCGCCAGTAACCACGCCTTCGACGGCAACGGCGGCAGCGCTGCCGCCCATTGAGAACATCAATGCAGCGGACAAAGTGACAGCCAACAATG AAACCGATCCTGCTGACAGCTGGGATGTGGAGGAGGATGCGATCATAACACCCGAAGATGAGGAGGCCGAGGACACTGAATTCACGGAGGGCGAAGCCACGCCGAAGGTCTCAAAGAAAAAGGTCGTCAAGGTGGAGGAAAACAGAAGCAAGCGCGAGCATGTCAACGTTGTGTTCATTGGACATGTTG ATGCTGGTAAATCAACAATTGGTGGTCAGATCATGTCCTTGACGGGCATGGTGGACAAACGTACTCTGGAGAAATATGAGCGAGAGGCACGCGAAAAGTCCCGTGAGAGTTGGTATCTTTCGTGGGCGTTGGACACAAACCAAGAGGAGCGCGACAAGGGCAAAACTGTGGAAGTGGGACGCGCCTTTTTCGAAACAGATCGCAAGCATTTCACCATTCTGGATGCGCCAGGACACAAGAGCTTTGTGCCAAACATGATTGGTGGTGCGGCGCAAGCAGATCTCGCAGTGCTCGTCATTTCAGCGCGAAAGGGCGAATTCGAGACGGGCTTCGATCGAGGTGGACAGACGCGCGAGCATGCGATGTTGGCCAAGACGGCGGGCGTTAAGCATTTGGTCGTGCTGGTCAATAAAATGGATGATCCAACGGTGAATTGGGATCAGGGGCGATACAACGAATGCAAAGACAAGATACTACCATACCTCAAGAAGCTGGGCTTCAATCCAGCCAAGGATCTTACCTTTATGCCTTGCTCGGGTCTCAGCGGCTATGGCCTTAAGGATCAGGTGCCAGAGACGCTGTGCACCTGGTACAGAGGGCCTGCCTTCATACCGTTCATCGATGAGCTGCCCTCGCTTAATCGCAAAACAGACGGCCCCTTCATCATGCCCATTGTGGACAAATACAAGGACATGGGCACAGTAGTCATGGGCAAAGTGGAGTCTGGTATGGCGCGCAAAGGTCAAAACTTGCTCGTGATGCCAAATCGG ACGCAAGTTGCCGTGGATCAACTGTTTTCAGATGATTATGAAGTGACATCTGTGGGTCCTGGCGAGAATGTCAAGATCAAGCTGAAA GGCATCGAAGAGGAGGATGTTTCGCCCGGTTTTGTGCTCTGTGATGCCACCAATCCCATCAAAACGGGCAAAGTCTTTGATGCTCAGGTCGTAATTTTAGAACACAAATCAATTATCTGTGCGGGCTACTCGGCCGTCATGCACATACATTGTGCCGCCGAAGAAGTAACGGTGAAG GCACTCATCTGTTTGGTCGACAAAAAGACTGGTGAGAAATCAAAAACACGTCCACGATTCGTTAAACAGGATCAGGTCGCAATAATGCGCATTGAATGCTACGGAATGATTTGCCTTGAACAGTTTAAGCTATTCCCCCAAATGGGCCGCTTTACGCTGCGAGATGAAA ATAAAACTATTGCCATCGGCAAGGTACTCAAGGTGATCGAATAA
- the LOC132796371 gene encoding uncharacterized protein LOC132796371 isoform X1, with protein sequence MKIIFFGLLIAILVVYGHGDRLDAIVKASMEDAIDAHNKRNDRIKEDNDWRAKEIEKYQKEIDEDETKLSDIKDKLTNPNFSTEERNFAQRSYDVIADYIQKRREKFERMIKLYTERIRRSVEETEHLNKLYAKLVNSTGI encoded by the exons atgaaaattatattttttgggcTGCTCATCGCAATCCTTGTTGTGTACGGTCATGGAGAT AGGCTTGATGCGATAGTGAAGGCCAGTATGGAAGATGCGATAGACGCAcacaataaaagaaatgacAGGATTAAGGAAGACAATGACTGGAGagcaaaagaaatagaaaaatatcaGAAGGAGATTGACGAAGATGAAACAAAATTATCGGATATAAAAGATAAACTGACT AATCCCAATTTCTCAACTGAGGAGAGAAATTTTGCGCAACGTTCTTACGATGTAATAGCTGATTACATACAAAAAAGAAGGGAGAAATTTGAAAGAATGATAAAACTATATACCGAGCGAATCAGACGATCGGTTGAGGAAACTGAACACTTGAATAAATTGTATGCCAAATTAGTGAATTCAACAGGTATCTGA